gtcagttggtacaaccaccatggaaaacagtatgttcaggaaactaaacacagaactaccatatgatccagcaatcccactcctgggcatatatgcagacaaagctttcactgaaaaagatacatgcacccctatgttcactgcagcactattcacaatagccaagacatgaaatcaacctaaatgtctaatGACAGATGAAGGGGTTAAGAAgtggcacatacacacaatggaacactactcagccataaaaaagaacaaaataatgccatttgcagcaacatggatggaactagagtctcatactaagtgaagtaagtcagaaggagaaagacaaataccatatcacttatatctggaatctaatacacagcacaattgaacctacctaaagaaaagaaacaaactcatggacatggagaacagacctgtggttgcagagagggaaagagagcaaCCGGGAGGGActgactgggagtctggggttagtagatgcaaacgactgcatttggagtgaataagcaatgagattttgctgtatagcacagggaactatatctagtcacttgtgatggtacatgatggagaataatgtgaaaaaaagaatgtatatatatgtataactgggtcactttgctgtacagcagaaattgatagaacattgtaaatcaagtataataaaaattttttaaaaatacaaagttaagtcaaaaaaagagagagtagcACACAAGAGGTGTTGGAGAAACTTTTGCTGACTGTAGGGATAAGTGAAGGAACGGAGCCCCCCAGTGGGAGGAAGAGCCTGAGGTGGGAGACCTGTGGATCCCCAGGGAACCCACAGGTTCTTCAGGACAGTATATAGTGAGCTCTTAGGACAAAAAGTTCTAAGCTAGGCACCCAGCTGGGCCCCTTGGACGCATGGAGGCCAGCTGGGTCCCCCTCGGAACTAAGAATCACCAAAAGGGGCGCATTCCTGGGACTGGAGGCATGACGGCCCAGCGTGGGGGCAGCCCTGGTCAGGTAAGGGTGGTAGCAGCACTCACCTGCTAAAGATGTCTCCGGAGACCTTCTGGAGGTACTGGAGGGCATCTGCCACCTGCTGGATGGCCTCCTCTCGCCGCAGGTCTGGCTGTATGAGGGGGACTGTGTAGGTCTGACCGGCCAATGAATGCTGGGTCCCCGTGGGGGTCATGGTGCCTGGGGGTGGAAACCGAGCATTAGGACTGCCCCACATTCACCCCCATCCGCCCACCACAGAGCAAGGTGCCAGGGGAAGAGCACACAGCCCCCCACCCAACGGTCTGCACAGGTTCAGTCTGGTGAGAGGCTGAGAGCTCAGGGGAGCAGGTGTTCTGTTGGGTGAATGAGGGGGTGAAACTGGTCAAGACCGGAGACTGATGAGAGGCACTCAGAGGTGTGACACTGAGGGGCTGCCAGGAGGTGCTTGGTACCTGGCTAGgtacccttccctccctcctctcccttcaaCCTCCCAGGCCTGGATGAACAAAAAAGTAACCCTGGCTGCAGAGAGAAGAGAGCGatggatttggggtggggggcgggggggactgtTTCCTAACTTCCTGCATCAACTGTCAGATGCTCCCCGGGTCTGGAAGAGCACAGAAAACCTGGACTCCTGGGTTCTTCTCACTCTGGCCCGAGAACCTGCTCCTGAGATAGGACAGGCAGTGGCTGGAGAATCCAGGCATGGGGATGTCGGGGCTCTGCTCTCCCAGGCCAGAGCTAAGGGgggccaggaggaaggaggggcaggtgggggcgggggacaggAAGGAAAAACATTCCTTCCAACTGCAAGAAGAGGGCAGAGTCAGTCTATTTATACCGGGTTTAATTAACTCCGCTCCCTGGTGCCACCAAAGCAGCAATCACACTGCAGCCGGCACTGATTTGATTGGCAAGAGAGGAAACCGGCAGAATATTAAGGCACCAAACCCCTATAAATAGGCCTAATCACAGCCCCTCAGTAGAAGACTGGGAGGAAGACATTAATCAGGCCTGGCACTCTGCCCCAGACCCCTTCTAGGTGCCATGTTGGGGCCCCTGGTTGCAACAGAggtgtgggtggggctgggtAAGTGTGGCAGGGAGAGTTTAGGAGACTTCATTTGAGCTTCAAGTGCTGTGGGGCATGAGGTAAGCTGCTTGCCTTCTCTGACTAATTCTTTCCGTTTCTCATCCTACAGACTGAGAACAGCACTGCCCTCTGAGAAGTGGATATTTCAAAGTCTCCCACCAACACCCTCAGCAAGCGAGAGCTTCCTCCTTTGCTCCCTCTGTTGGCGTCCCCCACCCTTCCTTCTACCCAGCTTCTCTCCTACTCTTCCCAGGCCAGCACTTTCCCTGATCTGAGATGGTTTTCCTCCAGCAGTTAGCTCCTCAGCTCCCCAGACCTGAACCTGCTAGAAGCCTCATCAGGGCCCAGGCAGGGGTAACTCCTTATCAATGACCAAAGTGGAACCAGCTGATCCCAAACTGTCTGAGGATCCTAACCCTCTGGGAACCCTCTGGGAACTCACACTCCTTTAAaaaatccccaccccacccccttgcaTTTATACTGATTCACatcttacagatggggaaactgaggtacagagctTAAcatagtttccccatctgtaagacAGAGTAAAAGGCAGAAGGTACTTTCTCTGCACATCTTGACACACATTCCTCATGGTTAGTCACCACACCccgtgtgtgtacacacacacacacacacaaacacactcatgGTGGTAGCACAAATCTCCTACCCAAAGAAGCAGCAGGTCTGCTAAGAAACCGAGTACAAGTAATTAGTTGTTCATTCATTCTGTCTGCTAACAAGTGCTGATCAGCTATTAGGTGCCAGCCAAGATCACAACAAAGATGAACAAAGATGATTAGGATGCCATACTAGCTGTGAAGACAGCCTGGAAAACAATTAAACAGCAGGTGATAAGTGCTCTAATCCAGCACTAGGGAACACTGAGGAATAAATCTCTCCTGGGGTCAGAGGAGTCAGGAAAAGCTCTCAGCAGAAGCTGTACCCTCCCGACCAGGCCCAGGGAGAGCACCCCAGGTGGAAAGGACTGTTCAACAAAGATGCGCAGGGGAAGGGCAAGTGGTTTGGGCAGTGAGGGTGAAACCATCCTTGGGCAAGtagcaggaaaagaaagagaggccagactgtgaaaaacaCTGAGTACCACAGCAAGGAGTCTGGACTTGAGCCTGCAGACCAAGAATGAAATCCTTAGATACCGTCATCCGATACAGCAGCCACTAGCTCCATGGGCTAGTCAGCACTTGAAATGGGCTAGTCAGAACCAAGATGTAGtttaagtgtaaaatatacaCTGAATTTCAGGcttagtagcaaaaaaaaaaaaaaaaaagaaaaaaaatctcattaaaatttaaatattgattatctgctgaaatgacattttaaatatagtGGGCTAAATGTAATGTATTACTTAATTTCACCATTTCCTTTTAAAGTCACATATGCGACTCATACCTTAGGGAATCTGGTGGCTCCCTAAAAACTAAGACCTATGGCTTCTCCCAGGGAAGTGAACATACAGTATACCCCTGTCTCACAATGCTGTTTATAACTGTGGAAGTGCTCAGGACCCCTCCCTGACACCTGGCTTGGCTGCAGGCAATCGGGACCCAAGCAGGTGTGGAGTCAACCAGGGGCCCGGAGCGCTGGCCGCAAAGAGAGGGTCTAAGCATCCAGTGCAGAGAGccggggtggaggtgggcaggcCCGAAGGACCGGGCCAGGACCCAGGAAGTGTACGCTGGAGCCGGATCCTTCCTGAGAACCGACAGGGGATCCCCGGGAAGCGCGGGCGGGCGGAGGATTGGCCCCCAGGGCCCGGGTGCGGAGGGCACGGACCCGCCTACGGAGGCCCAGGCCGGCCCCTCCGGGCGGGCAACCAGCCAGCGGCCGAGGCGGAAGTCACCGGGCCCGGGCTCGCCGTTCAGCTCGCGGCTCGACCTGAGCCTCCCAGAGCCGCTCCTGCTCCTGCCTCCTCGGGTCCCCTCCGCGTcccgtccccgcccccgcccagcgCGCCCCGGCCAGGCCCGTGCCCTCACCTGCGCACCGCCCGCCGGGCCCCGGCGCCTCCCGCTCCGCCTCCCCGACGCTCCCGGCCCAGAGTTCTGGCCCCGCCTAGAGACGCCAGTTCCGCCCGCTTCGCGCCGCCGCTCTTGGCCTGGAGCCACCAGCCGGCGCCTGGCTCCCTAAGGCCAGACACTCCGCCCGCCCAGCAGCTCCGCCTGACTGCCCGCCGGGTGCGACCCCCGCGCAGCCCTGCCCCTgcgcagccccgccccgccccgcgcggccccgcccccgctctgcccccgccccctttcCTGGGCGACCCGCTTGACTGACTCGTTCAGCCCAGATTTTCAGGTCTTGGCCTCCGCGGGCGGAGCTCCCGCCCAGAGCCCGCCCAGTTCCAGCCCTCGTGTATAAACTACAAGCAGGCCGCAGGAAGACAAATGGGGTACACTTATGTGTGTACTTATGCGAGGTGCCCTGAACCATCAGATCCGAACAGAACCAGAACGATGGGGAGAGTTATTGTTTAACGGATAGAGTTGGTGACAGTCTCTCCTTGACCACACTTTAATCAGACTCTTCCGAGTCCTCTTCTCAACTAGACCTGCCCTTGAGTCGCCCAGTTTTGTGAGACTCCTGTTACTCACTTTAGCCAGAGTCACCCCCCTCAACAGCCTCTCTAGCAGACCAACCTGGTGTCTGACCAAATTCCCTACGCCCCCACCGCTGTCCCTAGGTGATGTCCCATCCCTGACCTGCCCGCTTGCAGCAAGAATCCTAGCTAAGAATTACCCTACCCTCTTAATAatcccccccacctccttggcTAGAAGTTTCCACTTGTCCATGCTGTATTTGGACTTGACCCCGATTCTATACTGACCTTTCCCCCCCCTGTTGCAAAGTCCTGAGTAAAATCTGCTTTTACTGCTTTATTACTGTGAGACTCTGGTTTTCTTTAACAtgtcagtttgggatgatgaaaaaattctggagattggtagtggtgatgattgcaccACGATGTATGTAATgccacttaaaaatggttaaagaagttcctgttgtggcacagtggaaagaatccgactagtaatcatgagtttgcaagttcgatccctggcctcgctcagtaggttaaggatctggtgttgccatgagctgtggtgtagggcacagactgggcttggaccctgcgttgctgtggctgtggctccgattcaacccctagcctgggaacttccacatgctgcaggtgcggccctaaaaaaaa
Above is a genomic segment from Phacochoerus africanus isolate WHEZ1 chromosome 7, ROS_Pafr_v1, whole genome shotgun sequence containing:
- the LOC125130428 gene encoding formin-like protein 3 translates to MLGPLVATEVWVGLGNRDPSRCGVNQGPGALAAKRGSKHPVQRAGVEVGRPEGPGQDPGSVRWSRILPENRQGIPGKRGRAEDWPPGPGCGGHGPAYGGPGRPLRAGNQPAAEAEVTGPGLAVQLAARPEPPRAAPAPASSGPLRVPSPPPPSAPRPGPCPHLRTARRAPAPPAPPPRRSRPRVLAPPRDASSARFAPPLLAWSHQPAPGSLRPDTPPAQQLRLTARRVMSHP